Proteins from a single region of Candidatus Hydrogenedentota bacterium:
- a CDS encoding DUF5011 domain-containing protein: MSIYRIAALTVLAAGAGFVFFPAAAQETDNPLGMTLTHTLPNGYTAGQDVLVTLTIDVAVQEELFALGLAEELPSGWTFKKMGDVSTPQPAIFPGPGEQVHLEFAWITAPSVFPYSLSFVLTPPAEQTEPQQMSGQAQYRLQGGGALYSNVSVLDLDPGFDYEPPVITLLGGSIVVVEQNQPYVEPGYTAMDDVDGNITELVAIDGIVDTAILGDYVLIYSVSDAAGNQAAPVSRTVQVVEPGTTLKGFLCCSGVAADGGGGF; encoded by the coding sequence ATGAGCATATATCGTATAGCGGCGTTAACCGTCCTGGCGGCCGGTGCAGGGTTCGTGTTCTTTCCAGCGGCGGCACAGGAAACCGATAACCCCCTCGGCATGACGCTGACGCATACGCTGCCCAACGGCTATACCGCGGGTCAGGACGTACTGGTGACGCTCACAATCGACGTGGCGGTGCAGGAGGAGCTTTTCGCGCTGGGGCTGGCCGAGGAGTTGCCTTCCGGCTGGACCTTTAAGAAAATGGGCGACGTTTCCACGCCTCAACCCGCGATTTTCCCCGGGCCGGGCGAACAGGTCCATTTGGAGTTTGCCTGGATCACCGCGCCCAGTGTGTTTCCTTATTCCCTGAGTTTTGTGTTGACCCCGCCCGCTGAACAAACGGAACCGCAGCAAATGAGCGGTCAGGCTCAGTACCGGCTCCAGGGCGGCGGTGCGCTGTACAGTAATGTATCGGTGCTGGATTTGGACCCCGGCTTCGACTATGAACCGCCCGTTATCACGCTGCTGGGGGGCTCCATCGTCGTGGTCGAACAGAATCAACCTTACGTGGAACCGGGCTACACGGCCATGGATGACGTAGACGGCAATATCACGGAGCTTGTCGCTATCGACGGCATCGTCGACACGGCAATCCTCGGCGACTATGTCCTGATTTACAGCGTCAGCGATGCTGCGGGCAATCAGGCAGCGCCGGTTTCGAGAACGGTCCAGGTGGTTGAACCCGGGACTACTCTTAAGGGGTTTCTGTGTTGTTCGGGCGTGGCGGCGGATGGTGGCGGCGGCTTCTA